From Psychroflexus torquis ATCC 700755, the proteins below share one genomic window:
- a CDS encoding SDR family NAD(P)-dependent oxidoreductase has protein sequence MNELENKVALVTGASRGIGKGIAIALAKSGATIYITGRTENEKNNTTKLSGTIYETEKQIIANGGRCKAICCDHTNDQEVVKVFKHIFETHNKIDILVNSVWGGYEYFNDGTKFWLEEGFWDSPISRWDKMFSSGVRAAYFASAQAAKKMTEQKSGIIFNLSFWVAQRNDKGVAYCTSKAATDKMTEAMAFELFKFNVPVIGLYPGIVRTEAVLLTSHLKIFNFMQHI, from the coding sequence ATGAATGAATTAGAAAATAAAGTTGCACTAGTAACAGGTGCAAGTCGAGGAATAGGTAAAGGAATAGCTATTGCTTTGGCTAAAAGTGGAGCAACAATTTATATAACTGGGAGAACGGAGAACGAAAAAAATAATACAACTAAACTTTCAGGAACTATCTATGAAACTGAGAAACAAATTATTGCAAATGGAGGCAGATGTAAAGCTATATGTTGTGACCATACTAACGACCAAGAAGTAGTTAAGGTTTTCAAACACATTTTTGAAACACATAACAAAATCGATATTTTAGTAAATAGTGTTTGGGGAGGATATGAATACTTTAACGATGGTACAAAATTTTGGTTAGAAGAAGGTTTTTGGGATTCCCCAATTTCAAGATGGGATAAAATGTTTTCTTCTGGAGTTAGAGCAGCTTATTTTGCAAGCGCTCAAGCCGCTAAAAAAATGACAGAACAAAAGTCAGGTATAATCTTTAACCTTTCATTTTGGGTTGCTCAAAGAAATGACAAAGGAGTAGCTTATTGCACTTCGAAAGCAGCAACAGATAAGATGACTGAAGCTATGGCTTTTGAATTATTTAAATTCAATGTTCCTGTAATTGGTTTATATCCTGGAATTGTAAGAACCGAAGCAGTATTATTAACCTCGCACTTAAAGATCTTTAATTTTATGCAGCATATTTGA
- a CDS encoding family 16 glycoside hydrolase: protein MKNLFCFNLFIILFSLQLSYAQNNATDIPMNSSDWEIHKGTSTFETFDDRETLLLNGKAFVKNKQFSNGTIEVDVFANKNRSFAGIIFRKQQNTMEEVYMRLHKSNQADALQYSPTYNEELTWQLYKEYQANVTFKNKGWNTLRIEINSNTAEVFINDEKVLTLDDLRTANNNGEIGLFSLFDNRFSNFSFTSKEVTIKTNKETQNKKEPNIISQWNITKAFPFIEDELSFNSFSKEKFVTVTTENSGLLPFSKFIKKPSSGNFEKNKEVYAVASTSIESNNNQVRLFSFDYSDKIIVYLNGTAIFSGNNAFRSKGLQYQGHIDINANKLYLNLKKGNNTLDCVVIDKANGWGLMGKLE, encoded by the coding sequence ATGAAAAATTTATTCTGCTTCAATTTGTTTATCATCCTATTTAGCTTGCAATTATCATATGCACAAAATAACGCTACTGATATTCCTATGAATTCTTCGGACTGGGAAATACATAAAGGAACTTCTACTTTTGAAACATTTGACGATAGAGAAACACTTCTTCTAAATGGCAAAGCTTTTGTGAAAAACAAACAATTCTCAAATGGAACTATAGAGGTTGATGTATTCGCCAATAAAAATAGAAGTTTTGCTGGCATCATTTTTAGAAAGCAACAAAACACTATGGAAGAAGTCTATATGAGGCTTCATAAATCTAACCAAGCTGATGCATTACAATACTCTCCAACTTATAATGAAGAGCTTACTTGGCAATTATATAAAGAATACCAAGCCAATGTTACTTTTAAAAATAAAGGTTGGAATACCTTACGTATCGAAATAAACAGTAATACTGCTGAAGTTTTTATTAATGATGAAAAAGTGCTTACGCTAGATGATCTTAGGACGGCAAACAATAATGGAGAAATAGGCCTATTTTCACTATTTGATAATAGGTTTTCAAATTTTAGTTTTACTAGTAAAGAGGTTACTATTAAAACTAATAAAGAAACTCAAAACAAGAAAGAACCTAACATTATATCGCAATGGAATATTACAAAAGCATTTCCATTTATTGAAGACGAATTAAGCTTCAACAGTTTTTCAAAAGAGAAATTCGTAACTGTTACAACCGAAAATTCTGGTCTACTTCCATTCTCAAAATTCATTAAAAAGCCATCATCAGGTAATTTCGAAAAAAACAAAGAAGTCTATGCTGTGGCTTCAACTAGTATTGAATCAAATAACAATCAAGTGAGGCTATTTTCATTTGATTATAGTGATAAAATAATAGTCTATCTAAATGGAACAGCTATTTTTAGTGGCAATAACGCATTCCGATCTAAAGGATTACAATACCAAGGACACATAGATATCAATGCTAACAAATTATATTTAAACTTAAAAAAAGGTAATAATACACTTGATTGTGTTGTTATCGACAAAGCTAATGGTTGGGGCTTAATGGGGAAGCTGGAATAA
- a CDS encoding helix-turn-helix domain-containing protein — MSTFHFEKEKYGFELLMDLHKFETNPNVFFENSPHTTDFFEIFIFEKAKGYIELNGDRLNIEENSIFFISPYQKKSCEIDLSDIKGFHLVFQNDFLSDFFDDKLFVYRLQYFYNSKYPQYLQLPRREYDKIQFILNEIISEINDFQNDSIHIIRSLLYFYLSKINRLFSKHYNLSPETQGSSTAYRFKEKLELHIRKFHSVAAYCEILNTSRQQLNSVTKAYFGCTSKEIIHFRLLQEIKMELSYSNKTISEIANALNFSEANNLTRFFNRLEGITPSMYRKLPK, encoded by the coding sequence TTGAGCACATTTCATTTTGAAAAAGAAAAATATGGATTTGAACTCCTAATGGATTTGCACAAATTCGAAACAAATCCCAATGTTTTTTTTGAAAATTCCCCTCATACTACCGACTTTTTTGAAATTTTCATTTTTGAAAAAGCAAAAGGGTATATCGAGTTAAATGGAGATAGATTAAATATTGAAGAAAACTCCATATTTTTTATTTCACCATACCAAAAAAAAAGCTGTGAAATAGACCTTTCAGATATTAAAGGCTTTCATCTTGTTTTTCAAAATGATTTCTTATCTGATTTTTTTGACGACAAACTGTTTGTATATAGACTTCAATACTTTTACAATTCAAAATACCCACAATACTTACAGCTACCAAGAAGAGAATATGATAAAATTCAATTTATATTAAATGAAATCATATCTGAAATAAATGATTTTCAAAATGATAGTATTCATATTATCAGGTCTCTTTTATATTTCTATTTATCAAAAATAAACAGATTATTTTCAAAACATTATAATCTTTCGCCAGAAACACAAGGAAGTTCAACTGCTTACAGGTTTAAAGAAAAGCTAGAGTTACATATCCGGAAATTTCACTCTGTAGCAGCGTATTGTGAAATTCTGAACACTTCCAGACAGCAATTAAATAGTGTTACAAAAGCGTACTTTGGATGTACTTCTAAAGAAATTATCCATTTTAGATTACTGCAGGAAATTAAAATGGAATTAAGTTATTCCAATAAAACTATTTCTGAAATTGCAAATGCTCTAAATTTTAGTGAAGCCAATAATCTTACACGCTTTTTCAATAGGCTCGAGGGTATTACTCCAAGTATGTATCGCAAATTACCAAAATGA
- a CDS encoding group II intron maturase-specific domain-containing protein — MEWIVWKVNQLLRGWLNYFSISKVTHIWETIKIIKKHLDYKLFKWMKCKGRKAHRKLRQRPYENLVKFYNLFDIEKYARLKTLAKAQ, encoded by the coding sequence ATTGAGTGGATAGTATGGAAGGTTAATCAATTATTAAGAGGTTGGCTAAATTACTTTTCTATCAGTAAGGTTACACATATTTGGGAAACCATAAAAATCATTAAAAAGCATCTGGATTACAAATTATTTAAATGGATGAAGTGCAAAGGAAGGAAAGCGCATCGGAAGCTACGCCAGCGACCCTATGAGAATTTGGTTAAATTTTACAACCTATTTGACATAGAAAAGTATGCACGTTTAAAAACCCTTGCGAAAGCTCAATAA